One window of the Megalops cyprinoides isolate fMegCyp1 chromosome 2, fMegCyp1.pri, whole genome shotgun sequence genome contains the following:
- the ier5 gene encoding immediate early response gene 5 protein, whose amino-acid sequence MEYKVEAHRIMSISLGKIYNSRVQRGGIKLHKNLLVSLVLRSARQVYLSDYYGGVCLNAQHVESREWGDREIMDSDQDKLVPEASDCSGPSPYNARDETVLRTAEASEMSDPTVQLQAEATPSTRERPSQEEAAKSDYSCQTTSETDRDMVSVGSTIGGSELPAAATVSTENNTGLSPNQPKEDRESAGDCERVSASSCIVAARGSDSQEPTSHHPAATVSCCTRKRSAEKSPCTASPLKKTKLTSTSTTPASSVSEGEGTEEMDTSNVSSLITIFGSSFSGLLSKDGAQTDTEPEDGDSGSGQIGCEQMLKNLNPWSTAIVAF is encoded by the coding sequence ATGGAATATAAAGTGGAGGCTCATCGAATTATGAGCATTTCTTTGGGGAAAATATATAATTCTAGAGTACAGCGGGGCGGAATCAAACTACACAAAAATCTGCTAGTCTCCCTGGTTCTTCGGAGTGCTCGGCAAGTGTATTTGAGCGACTACTACGGCGGTGTTTGTCTGAACGCCCAGCACGTTGAATCTAGGGAGTGGGGAGATCGGGAGATAATGGACTCGGATCAAGACAAATTGGTCCCCGAGGCTTCTGACTGCTCAGGACCGTCCCCATATAACGCCCGAGATGAGACTGTGTTGCGTACGGCAGAGGCGTCAGAGATGTCAGACCCCACCGTGCAACTACAGGCTGAAGCAACTCCGTCGACCAGAGAGCGTCCGAGCCAGGAGGAAGCGGCAAAGTCGGATTACAGCTGCCAAACGACCTCGGAGACGGACCGGGACATGGTTTCTGTGGGTTCCACAATCGGCGGCAGCGAGTTACCGGCTGCTGCTACAGTTTCGACAGAAAATAACACTGGACTGTCCCCAAATCAGCcaaaagaggacagagaaagtGCTGGCGACTGCGAAAGGGTGAGCGCCAGTAGCTGCATAGTAGCTGCCCGTGGATCCGATTCCCAGGAGCCCACATCACACCACCCGGCAGCCACGGTTTCCTGTTGTACCAGGAAAAGAAGTGCCGAGAAGTCGCCATGCACAGCTTCCCCGTTGAAAAAAACCAAACTGACTTCTACTTCTACAACCCCCGCTTCCTCAGTCAGTGAAGGCGAGGGGACCGAGGAAATGGACACCAGTAATGTATCGAGTCTCATCACAATATTCGGTTCCAGCTTTTCGGGGCTCTTAAGCAAGGACGGtgctcagacagacactgagCCAGAGGACGGTGACTCAGGGTCCGGGCAAATCGGCTGTGAACAAATGCTTAAGAACCTTAACCCGTGGAGTACCGCCATTGTAGCGTTTTAa
- the stx6 gene encoding syntaxin-6: MSMEDPFFVVKGEVQKAVNTAQGLHQRWSELLQDPGSASKEEVDWTTNELRNSLRSIEWDLEDLDETISIVESNPRKFNLDTVELTKRKAFITSTRQTVKEMKDSMSNPVAQAMSEKKTRQGLLGDSVSQGSVWQPGADKYSRLDHELQTANSQFIEEQQSQQQLIAEQQDEQLELVSGTIGVLKNMSQRIGQELDEQAVMLDDFSHEMDNTQSRLDNVMKKLAKVSHMTSDRRQWCAIGVLLAILFVVLILFFAL; the protein is encoded by the exons ATGTCTATGGAGGATCCGTTTTTCGTTGTGAAGGG CGAGGTGCAGAAGGCTGTGAACACAGCACAAGGCCTGCACCAGAGATGGAGCGAGCTGCTGCAGGATCCCGGCAGTGCCTCCAAGGAAGAGGTGGACTGGACAACCAATGAGCTCAGGAACAGCTTGAGGTCCATTGAGTGGGACTTGGAGGACCTAGATGAGACTATCA GCATTGTTGAGTCGAACCCCAGGAAGTTCAACTTGGATACCGTGGAGCTGACCAAACGTAAAGCTTTCATCACAAGCACTCGGCAGACTGTGAAG GAAATGAAAGACAGCATGTCTAATCCAGTGGCCCAAGCAATGTCAGAGAAGAAGACCCGACAG GGTTTGCTGGGGGACAGTGTGTCTCAGGGTTCAGTATGGCAGCCAGGGGCAGACAAATACAGCCGGCTGGACCATGAGCTACAGACTGCCAACTCCCAGTTCATCGAGGAGCAGCAGTCCCAGCAGCAG ttgaTTGCAGAGCAGCAGGATGAACAGCTGGAGTTGGTTTCTGGCACCATTGGGGTACTGAAGAACATGTCACAGAGGATCGGCCAGGAGCTGGATGAGCAGGCCGT GATGCTGGATGACTTTTCCCATGAGATGGACAACACCCAGTCACGACTCGACAATGTCATGAAGAAACTTGCTAAAGTCTCCCACATGACCAGTG